A genome region from Setaria italica strain Yugu1 chromosome III, Setaria_italica_v2.0, whole genome shotgun sequence includes the following:
- the LOC101763220 gene encoding uncharacterized protein LOC101763220, translated as MEVQSNRLFSIPDWVVLDHQIFLKDLDSFRNNAVTSTEVCASNSELVRVSFILSALPGTSRLCVHLKEGHELSCLDTVVAAHGKAVLFRLKVDFEGLTGKAIDYFIYWAYTSGPKLSLVPRYYSTVKEIAAAEEGSWRRRLRHRMANYRGIGLLLTGDSEEFVVAELRLNLSKLEDDVDAPLEGELFRLRSDGAGAAGEWEVKNTSVRDGKPTFRDIHGWWEAHKVVPYARYLCWVDYYRGVIFCDVNNDNPELQYLALPVGYVLPGYPVPFRSVLPQVFRAVCITKDETMKFINVVHDDSFPMVSAGSSFTIVISTLVHDYDEMRWQEDLKIESHELWEMEGYDDQLPRIAPLFPLMSVDNPNIIYFVLRERKTLDAGAKTCVVTLDMVNKKVLSYKDIKAIPEEDPVMASYNIFLNVPFFPSEFSKHLQKAAPMKKKESQEVIGC; from the exons ATGGAAGTCCAATCGAATCGTCTCTTTTCCATCCCTGACTGGGTGGTTCTGGATCATCAAATCTTCCTCAAGGACCTCGACTCCTTTCGCAACAACGCGGTGACATCTACAGAAGTATGCGCTAGCAATAGCGAACTGGTTCGCGTCTCCTTCATTCTTAGCGCGCTGCCGGGTACATCCCGTCTATGCGTGCACCTCAAGGAGGGGCACGAGCTGTCCTGCTTGGACACTGTGGTGGCGGCCCACGGCAAGGCCGTCCTCTTCCGACTGAAGGTCGACTTTGAGGGGCTGACGGGCAAGGCGATTGACTACTTCATCTACTGGGCCTACACCTCTGGCCCCAAGCTCTCACTGGTCCCGCGCTACTACTCGACAGTAAAGGAGATTGCAGCAGCAGAGGAGGGATCCTGGAGGAGAAGGCTACGGCATCGTATGGCAAACTATAGAGGTATTGGCCTCTTGCTCACTGGCGATTCAGAAGAATTCGTGGTGGCTGAGCTCCGTCTTAATCTTTCCAAGCTTGAAGACGATGTAGATGCACCTCTGGAAGGTGAGCTATTCAGGCTCCGCTCGGATGGGGCAGGCGCTGCTGGCGAGTGGGAGGTTAAGAACACGAGCGTCCGTGATGGCAAGCCTACATTTCGTGACATTCATGGTTGGTGGGAAGCTCACAAGGTTGTTCCTTACGCCAGGTACCTGTGCTGGGTGGACTACTACAGGGGTGTGATCTTTTGCGATGTGAACAATGATAACCCTGAGCTTCAGTACCTCGCGTTGCCTGTGGGTTATGTTTTGCCTGGCTACCCTGTTCCCTTCCGCAGCGTATTGCCACAGGTATTCCGGGCTGTGTGCATCACCAAGGATGAAACAATGAAGTTCATCAATGTTGTCCATGATGACAGTTTCCCAATGGTATCTGCTGGTTCTAGTTTCACCATTGTTATCTCGACATTGGTGCATGACTATGATGAAATGAGGTGGCAGGAGGATCTCAAGATAGAGTCGCATGAGCTCTGGGAGATGGAAGGTTACGATGATCAGCTTCCACGCATTGCGCCGCTGTTCCCACTGATGAGTGTGGACAACCCCAACATCATCTACTTCGTGTTGAGGGAGAGGAAAACTCTTGATGCTGGTGCAAAGACTTGCGTGGTTACCCTGGACATGGTTAACAAGAAGGTGTTGTCATATAAAGATATCAAAGCCATCCCTGAAGAGGATCCCGTGATGGCCTCTTACAATATCTTCTTAAATGTGCCTTTCTTTCCTAGTGAATTCTCCAAGCACTTGCAAAAGGCTGCTCCAAT gaagaagaaagagagccAGGAAGTAATTGGCTGTTGA